Part of the Musa acuminata AAA Group cultivar baxijiao chromosome BXJ2-7, Cavendish_Baxijiao_AAA, whole genome shotgun sequence genome is shown below.
CCTCGTTCGTTGACGGACTCTGTAGTGCGAGGCCACACAGCTCATGTTCTCATCAGGACCACCGCAAAGAAGCAACAGACACTTCAAATCCAAGTCGATTGTTTAATCCCGAGATAGAATATTGATATATGAAGAGCAGTGTTGGAAATTTGTAGGCTGAGGACTAACGCATCGGTGATGCAGGTGCAAAACGTATTGCTGTGGAATTCTATTCCACAGCTGTTCGGTTTGTCTCCTTCGGCTTTACAACCCCATACACGATTCTTTCTCTAGATATAATGGAAAAGGATTCCCGTATGACCAAGAAATCATAATAACTAAGGTCGTTCTGCGAATTCATTAGACATGAACTGTGTGTCATACATACAAAGGCGTATCCGACGCGACTATGAAAGCGTGTCACAAGAGACTTCACTAAGAAAAAGAAGTTAGAATCTTCCAAATGCCAGTGGGCAAGTAGCTGTTCTCCAATCATTCATTCTTCCATGGCTTTTCCTTCTCCCCATCTCAGCCTTCCGTTCCTCGCTATCTTCTCACTTCGACAGCACCCCATacgcattaaataattttatcatcaTTACTGTTGTATTATTTTATTAGTCGTCGTAGTaggagcagcagctgctgctgcttcttgtgTGTGCTGGTCATCAGAATGATCTCCTCCACCTGCATGTGAGCGGTTTGCACGAGACAACGCTATTTTTGTTTCCTTCTCCCAAAAGGATAACACTTAATCCTTGCAGTTTGTCACCTCTTCCTTCTTTTGCTCGGAAAAAGGAGGAAGAAACTAAATAAAGAAGATTGGGGTTGGTGTGGCGCGTCCATCATTGATTTGTGATTATATAATTTGAGCTCTTGTGGAGCTTCTCCCTTGATTATTTTCTCAGCTGCTCACGTTCGCTGTCGATGCTATACCTAATCTAGCTGATAACGTTTCAAGGTCAGCTTCGTCTCATAGACATGGAGAGAGAAGTCGAAAGAAGAGCTGCGGAAGACGTGGAGAGTGGGTCGTCATAGCTGCTGCGCTCTTGCAACAGCTGGGATGGGAAGGAGACAGCTGACGAGATAAGTAAACGCGTGGTTTATGGCAAACCGTTGCACATTGATTAATGGAACTTGGAAGGAGAGCTGGGAGCCAACTTGGGGCATGGAAGTCAACCCGATGATGGCACGGTGGTGGTGGCATGTCCATCGCTCGCCACCATGCATCGTGCACTAACTTATCTTTTACTTGGAATGGGCTGTAAGCTTCGTCTTCCTTGCCACAAACAAGTAACGTGTGCTTGATGCCGCCTACTTAGTTCATCTGGTGACTGGTTATCGCACTACTGATACCTCGTGGACGCTTCAATCGTCGAGCTCGAGATAGCAAACGAGCAGCTCCTCCACGAAATCCCAGTCGAAGATCTCCACTCACTGTGAATGCATGTTCTCCATCATCATCAGCATCGACTGCCATAAAAAAAATTGTTGGTCAAACCTTCTGGTTGAGCAAttcgattttatttttttatgattgtttTTTATTCGGAGCTCATTGATTCGAGTTTTATAGATACTCCGTTTACTTTGACAAGTAAAAGATTTAATAAATCCAAAATATTTGTCTACCTAAATAAAGTCTATGTTAATTTCACTTGGATTTCTAATTCCTTTGTTCGATATCTCCCGAAAATTATCTCAAACCATTCTCCTCTCATTATTTGTGTCAATCAAAATATGGCTCACAAACCTCATTAAAAAAATCTTTTGTTTCAAGACTCGTTAGAAAGAAATCACTCGGGTCAAAAGCTTGATCTCCAATGCTTGGGCTAAGCCTAAACTTACGATCCCCCTATGATCTCTATTTCCCAAAGCTTGTTTAGACTTCATTTTCTCCTGATTATATTGTTGGCAACCTTAAGCATTATATTGTTGAAACTAGCACTCCATCACCTGTATTGTATTGAGGAAAAGGATTCATCTTATACTCTTAGTGAGGAAGAATATTGCACCTGCAATCTCCCCATAACAAGTTGGTGGCCCTAACCAGGAAGGATCACCTCTATTGGTGGTCTAAGGCTAAAACTCTATGGTTAGGGGATGGGGATAGAAACATAAAACTTTTTTACCCATCTATtcaactttgaaaaaaaaaagttaattttattacttttatttatCTTGCTAGTGGTGAGATCATTATCAATAACCAAGAAATTACGACCAACTTTTCCTGTTAGTATATGGACCCCTAAAAGTTTGACCCTTTATCTCTCTCTCACATAGGCTTGAAACTAAATCCATGTATTCAATAATATCTCTAATTTTAGAAGACTTATTTGTGAGTTTTTGCTTGATAAAATTAATTCTATAGTCTTTAACATAGGCTTTAATAAAAGCCCAAGCCTTGATATATACATATTTGAAATTTTCAAGAGTTTGTAGAATACAATCAAAGAAATCCTTGTCTTTAAGGATTTTCACCATAGTGGCTTTCTTCCTCCTGGATGAGGGAAAACTCACTTGGTTTTCATCGTCAAGAAGAAtaattattttagaagtaaaGATTATAGACTTATAGCACTttgtaatattatttataaaatcttTATCAAAGTTATTGTTAACAGAAAAGCCCTATCTTAATAATTTAATCAATGATTTTCAATCTGTTTTTGTCTCGGGCTACAATATCTATAATAATATCCTTATTTCTATTCTATGGTGAATAATAAGAGCAACAAAGCCCTTATTATTTTTAACTAAGATCTATTAAAGGTTTTTAATAGTATTTCCTAGTTGGTCATTTCCAAAACACTCTTTCATATGGGATTCTCATCTACCTTTGTGAAATAGATTTAAGCGAGATTTCCTCACCCACTTTTGCTTGTCTTGGCAATGGCTATGCCTCTAAGTGGTTTAGAAATAACCATAGTATTAGATAAGACGATCATCTCTCATCGTATCTTTTCATCGGGGTGCAATAAGTCTTATCCACGCTACTTGAGGATAAAGTTAATAATAATGACATTATCCCTTTCAATattaaatatatcaaaattttatacttTCTCTTTATGGATGATATTTTGATTGCCTTTACAAGTATTATAAAACCTATTCTAACTTATACAAAGTAATCTGAATTATTCCTTTCAAGACATTGTGACCCCTAAATCAAGCATAAAATATACTCATTGTTGGGTATCAGGATCTTGACCAATGTGATACCTTAACTCATTTGTCTCTCATAAGCAGCTTACTATTCCtcttcaataatctcttatggataAAGCTCTTCTTAGAATTGAAAATTGACAAaaataactcttgaaagcttattTTAATTAATTCAGTTATCAATTTTATTACTATTTACTATCTtataaatttaagattttctaaCTATATCCTGAATAGGATTATGCATCTCTCTAGAAAAATTTTTTGGTCCAATTTTTCTAATTCAAAAAgtttaaatttgataaatcaaaaatatatcattaaacACAAAAGAGATGAGAGATTTTAAGTCAAAAGACCTAAGTATTGTTAGAGATAAATTTGACACTAAAAGACTATTTCATCTTCTAAACAATGATAATAGAACTCGAATTAGGATTCTTAAAACAAAATATGAAGATGTTCATCCTTGGACCAACCACAAGCCTAAGTTTTCCTCTTCTAACTAAAAAAATCTTCACTATCTTATTTTCAATATTAAATTGAACTTTAGGAAGGATGTTAGATCTGTCTCTTCTATTATTACCAAGGAGGAGGACTCATGGATAGATAACCTCTTTATTTTTTAATGATCATTTTTTGTTAGTATGAGGTTTTTGAATTATTAGTCAAAAGCATCTGTTTTCATTTTCTAAATAGATGCTATATGATCTCAACTTTTGTTTTCATCCATTGTTGGTCAAGAGGATTAAAAAGattcaaatttcgatttttttccTATGTTGATTTTTGGATTTGAGTCTTTACTCCAAGCGATAGGATCTCTACAACTAGTGCTTATCATTCGTCGAGAGAGCGAGGCATCATTAGAACGATCAACTTTAGTATTTCTTTTGACATCGTCCTTAGAATGTGTCCATCTACTTTTTTTGGTACCCATAAAATTATGGAGATAGTCACAACTGACTAAAGATCAAGATTTACATATTAACATAATTATATAGAAAacagatattttttaaaaaatatatacaaaatttaaaatataaaaaaattttgtaTAAGAAAAGTCTCATATAAACTTTAttgatttcataatatagaaattttCAACAATAGTTAGTTTCATACAAATAATATTGCAAAGCAACGTATAAAATTGACTACATTTTTCGATAACAAACTTTATATTATTAAGGATACCAATAGATAATATATTAGGaacaataattataataatattatatccaTCCAAAATCATGCAACATATTTATCCCCGTATTAAACAATTCATTGCTAATCATAGTCACAACAACAGGATAATTAAAGATGTTTCGTTCTGTAAGATATGGGAAATTGGGAGTTAAAACGGTTGCTTGCAAATCATTTTAAATCTAAGCAAAATGATATTATACTTCAAACTAATGATGCATCATTTTGATGGCGGTAACTTGCTGTTCAGGTTCGTGCTGCGTACACAGAATTGAACTATCCACATGCATACACATTAGTAACACGATGATGATGGGCCCCACCTCAGGCGAGTTTTTGGCGTCACTCGTAATAAAATAATCTCGGATCAGAACAGGGTTTCTGCGACGCCCGCTGCTCCGGCTGCCGACCGCCTCGATCCCACTCGTGCCTCCGTAGGTATTCTCGGCGGGCCTTCCGTTGTTCCTCCGtccatctctctctctgtctctctccgtTTCTTTCTTGCAAAACTTCTCCGTTGTATTCCTTTTCCTGTGTTCCAATCCGCCATCCGCTATTTTGGGTTTGTAAGAGaggaaaaatctttgttttccctgccctttcttttcctttttcactCGAAAACCCCAAAAGATTCGATTTCTAATGCACTTTCGATTTGCTTTGCCATAGAATTTTGGATTCTTTCGGGTATTAGTCAAAACTTCAATCTTTCTGACGGAACTTTTGGATCCTTTCGGGTTGTAGCCAAAGAGTCGGGTTGTTTCTTCATTTCCCTCTAGTGTTTTCGTGGCTATTTGGGGAAGATGGTAGTCACCGAGACCGCTGAGCCAATGGAGGCCGCGGAGCGGATCCCCAAGGAGGCCAAGAGGATTCTCTACGATTTGGCGTCGGAATGGGGCGACGTTGCGGATTCCGAGGCGTTGGAGGTGGTGCACCTCAAGGGGGCGATGACGAACGAGGTGTACCAGGTCAACTGGCCCACCTTGTCCAAGGACGGCGTCTCGCGGAAGGTGCTGGTTCGGATATATGGCGAGGGGGTGGACGTCTTCTTCGATCGGGAGGCTGAGATCCGGACGTTCGAGTGCATGTCGCGGCACGGCCAAGGGCCGCTGCTTCTTGGGCGTTTCGCCACCGGCCGAGTCGAGGAGTTCATCAATGCTCGCGTATGTCTCTATTCCACTAAAAAGTCCCCTTCTTTTCACCTCCAAACCTATCGTGGTTGTTGTTTATGAAATGCTGCATCGTTTTAATTGATAATCTCTGTTCTGCTAAAGGTTTTCTGGTAGCATTTAAATCTTATTCCGCACATCATTATTTATTAGGTCCTTCTTCTTTCATTTGATGGTTGCTGAGATATATCGCCCAAGTTTGTTGTAGACCAACAAAGATGAATATCTTAGAAGTACAATTGTATGAAgctgttttttttttcatgaaattaaTGAATTAGATCTTTTATTTTCCTTGAGGGAATGTGCTTTAATGCTGCCTGGAGAAATTTGGAAGCATCTACTGCTTACCTGGTAGCATCGATTCGGTGTTCCTTTTTCTATTAGTTCCATTATTTGCTTGTGGATTGTGCTATATACCTTATATCTAGATGCTGTCCCAAATCCTATGCTCCATCATGTATCCCTTTTTGTAAGATATGGAAACGACACAGTTGGGTTCTTTTTGCCTGCAAGTCCAGTGGATTGTCAATATAATGCACGATCTGATTGTTCCATATTTAGAAGCTCAATGAGACTACAGACCCAGCTGTAGTACTCGTACCATTTTCAGAACTGGAAAAATCATCCacatttttttcaattttttgtttTCCAGAATATGAGTTCAGCACATTAGCCATAATGGACAGGTCACACAAGCATAAATTTTCTGTAGTAATACTTGTTCCGCTGCTTTTGGTATTTCAGACTCTCTCCGCAGCTGACCTTCGTGACCCTGAAGTATCTGCCCTCATAGCATCAAAGTTGAAGGAGTTCCATAATCTTGACATGCCTGGTCCAAGAATGGTTTTCTTATGGGAAAGATTAAGGTACATGTTAATTACTTAATGATCTTCAAACTATAGTTTGGACATTCAAGTTATAGCTCATATTACTTATGTTGCTGTCAGAAATTGGCTTGGACAAGCCCTCATATTATGCCCCTCTGAAGAAGTTAAAGAATTTCAGTTGGATACACTTTATGAGGAAATAGCTACTCTGGAAAACATATTGTCAACAGAAGATCAGAGTACTGGCTTTTGCCACAATGATCTTCAATATGGCAATATCATGATGGATGAGGAGTCTAGACAAGTGACTATCATTGTAAGTTTAACCTGATCTTGATGGTGCTTTGAGATTATGATGAGTACATTCGGGAATCCTCTGCTAAATGGTTGTATCTCCAGGGACATTTTGATCCTATGTAGAAGGATGTCACACAAGATTACATGAGCTAAGAGGGTATAAGCGATGAAAAATTACTCCTACATTTATAAGCAGTCATAGAGCAAAGCAGTTTAGGTTGAAATAGTGGTTTGCTCCTTGCATTTTGTTTCAGTTTTGTTTCAGTCATAGAGAATAGTAGTTGTCGGAAGGGAATTTAGAAGTATTCATTGGTTATTTGAAGTCTTTGGCATTTTATATGTCTCACTGGCTGTTCAAATTTTTTGCATTTGTATAAAAAGGTATAGAAGCTCGGCTTTCATATGATGATGTGATCTGGCTTTATTggtccatttgcactttaattttGACTTCAGTGGCACAGCGGTGCATTTTCAGGGCTGCTCCAAATTTTTTGGCATTATGAACCATGATCTTTGTTGGCTCTTTACTGCATACCTGAAGCAGGCATTCCCAGAATTTGACTTATTCCAGATCATCTTTCTCATTCCTCTTTTTGTTGCAGGACTATGAGTATGCAAGTTTTAACCCCGTCGTATATGATCTTGCCAATCATTTTTGCGAGATGGCTGCTAATTATCATACGGAAACACCTCACATTTTGGATTTCAATAAGTACCCAGGTTGGTGATTGTTAAGATATTTCTGAGTACATTATAAAAATTTCTAGCATGTATTACTCCAACttcaataatattatttatttggcAACAGATGTAGAGGAGCGCAAAAGATTTATTCAGATATATCTAACAACTTCAGGTAATCTGTCTGGAATCAAGATAATACAACTCTCTACTGACCTTCCATATTCAAAATCATACTTTAATGGACATGAATTGCTGTCAATCCTGATCAGTCAGAAAATTCATCGATGAGTGAATAGGAACATTTGTATAATTCCTAGACATTCAATATAAATTGAAAAAACTATGACATTCTTAGTTGTGGCGAAGTTGAATCGAAGGGTCTGAGTAAAATAACACTGGCCATCATCCATTGGTCATTTTGTTTGAAGTCAGCATTTAGTTGAGCTGGTGGCATATCATGGGGGCAGTGGACATGATGGATAAGCATCTAGTTTTACATAATTGCTGAGCTGTGTTCTAGATGTTCATTTCTTGGAACCTCGTTAGAGATGACTATTATCTTGTCAACTCCTTTGTGATCTTAGGGAAAATTAGTGAAAAATGATGCAATTCTACAATGTCAATCATTTGATACTTTGGTGTATCTGGAAAAGTGTAAATTCATTGAATGCAAAAATGTCAGCATCCTTATTATATTGAGCAGCTAAAGTCATCCACAAATTTATATAACATAAATGAATCgtcatcttttgacatgttattattattattattgtttcacGCATCTCATCTTGAATACTCATATAAATAATTGCCATTGCTGTAGGTGAACCATTGAAAGATACGGAGGTTGAGAAAATGCTGCAGGCTATCGAAAAATATGCTCTTGCCAGTCATCTCCTTTGGGGTCTATGGGGAGTTATATCGGTAGGCTTCCATCTTTTATTATGTTTGCTGTTGTCAGACACTGATTGGGTGAGACGTTAACAATAAATCGGGTTCACCCGCAGGAACATGTTAATGAGATCGACTTCGAGTACATGGAGTATGCAAGGCAGAGGTTTCAGCAGTACTGGTTGATGAAGCCTAAACTATTAGGATCCGAGTGAACTGTATGTTTATACCACCTTTATACATGTGATGGTTGCTCATCCCTCCTATGCTGTGTATTCATCATGTATGATAATTGCAAGTGCCccttatttattttcatttactgtatatatcaaatatttctgatgattatttttttttgtgtgtgtgtttgtggccGAGATACATTTAAATAGAAAGAACGTGCAATCCTCCCAACTTTGCCATATAGTGTTTTCTGACTCAGATTTCTAGTCTATCTTTGTGAGTCCAAAGAAAATAATTAGAGTCCATAACTGCAGAAAGAAATTTCTATACATCCACCACAGCAGAGACTCCAGCATCTCATAACACTGCCAGATTTCATTCTGGAGTTGACTCCATCACACGTCTGTAAACAAGTCAACCATATATGGACTTCTTCCACTGTTTAAGTCAACCATCATTCTTTCAATCCAGCAGGAACAGAGTTATTTCGAGTTGTCTTTCCACCACCTCTGCTTCCATCACAATCAACTCCAGCATCCCCGAGCAGTATCAGGTTCTGCCCTGGAGTTGACTTCCTTCTCATGACACCACAGTTCTCCATGATCCATCAAGCAGAAATTGATCTTTCCTGTATCTGATGTCTTTCTTTGCCTTCATTGTTTGTAGTACTTTCAAGCAAACACATTAGAAATCAAATCATCATGGCTCATAAAGagattgaaaaaaataatattaataatcccACATCCATAAAGATCAAAAGAATCAAGTTATATATACTAAGTTTGATCCATAATATAAAAGGTAAAAAGAATTGAGTTATAGATATCAAACTTTATCTATAACCTAAAGATATTGAGTGATCCTCTAACTTAATATATGTTATTCTTATTTTTCTGGCACgcttgaaatataaaaataataaataatttgagTCAAGATAATCAAGATCGACATATATTAGGTTAGATGTAAATTCaattaaaaaacttaaatttttagATTATATATGACTCAAACTCTCGAAATTATCTTAACACTCTCTCGGTCATATCAGAATAATTAAATTAACTTCGACTAAAGAATTAATATTCCTATATTTCTACATTGTTAGCACTCTCGGGATCATATAACCAACATCCTTCGAGTTCTCTATATAATTCATTAGAATAGTTGATGGTTTTAATAGTAGAAGTTAATATTAATTCCAAATCTGATAATTTCACAACGAAATTTAGGTTTTATATTTTTGGAAAATGTTAAAGAACTAGAAAATTACTTTCCTgatattttcaaattcaaaaaaagAACTCATAAATAACCACGTGTTCTATCGCTTGCGACGCCATGTGGCAAACTCCCGACACCACACCGCTTTTTTGCTACCTAATCATAGAACTTCGATCACAACCGTTCAAAGACGATCGAACGCTGCGATCAGAGATCCATCCAACAACCGCTATCATCGGACGGTCAAGATTATCCATGTTTTGTTCCCCAAGACGAGGAGAGGAAAAGCGCAGAACAATTTCCGTTGCCTCTCTCACCTCACACTCGACAGAGATCGAGAGCTTCTCTCCTCCTTTTGGTGCGATttgggggcgaggaagcgatgggtCCAGGATTGTACTCCGATATCGGCAAAAAGG
Proteins encoded:
- the LOC103991195 gene encoding probable choline kinase 2, encoding MVVTETAEPMEAAERIPKEAKRILYDLASEWGDVADSEALEVVHLKGAMTNEVYQVNWPTLSKDGVSRKVLVRIYGEGVDVFFDREAEIRTFECMSRHGQGPLLLGRFATGRVEEFINARTLSAADLRDPEVSALIASKLKEFHNLDMPGPRMVFLWERLRNWLGQALILCPSEEVKEFQLDTLYEEIATLENILSTEDQSTGFCHNDLQYGNIMMDEESRQVTIIDYEYASFNPVVYDLANHFCEMAANYHTETPHILDFNKYPDVEERKRFIQIYLTTSGEPLKDTEVEKMLQAIEKYALASHLLWGLWGVISEHVNEIDFEYMEYARQRFQQYWLMKPKLLGSE